A DNA window from Buttiauxella agrestis contains the following coding sequences:
- the glsB gene encoding glutaminase B, with protein MPGLLDNQLLEDILAQVRPLIGRGKVADYIPALAEIPGNKLGISVCTVEGEVFSAGDAKERFSIQSISKVLSLTLAMGRYDEHEIWQRVGKEPSGQPFNSLLQLEIEQGKPRNPFINAGALVVCDMLQTRLSAPKQRMLEVVRALAEQPDLAYDGRVAKSEFEHSARNAAIAWLMKSFGNFDNDVITVLHNYFHYCALKMSCLELAKTFLFLANQGRALHLDEPIITAQQARQINALMVTSGMYDGAGEFAYRVGMPGKSGVGGGIIAIVPHEMSIAVWCPELDASGNSLAGTAALEILAQRIGRSIF; from the coding sequence GTGCCAGGTCTGTTAGATAATCAATTGCTGGAAGATATTCTCGCCCAGGTTCGCCCGCTTATTGGCCGCGGTAAAGTGGCTGATTACATTCCAGCTCTGGCAGAAATTCCCGGCAACAAACTGGGGATTTCAGTGTGTACCGTCGAGGGTGAAGTTTTTAGCGCAGGGGATGCGAAGGAACGTTTCTCGATACAGTCCATTTCGAAAGTGCTGAGTCTCACGCTTGCCATGGGGCGTTACGATGAACATGAAATCTGGCAGCGCGTGGGGAAAGAGCCTTCGGGACAACCGTTTAACTCTTTGCTCCAGCTAGAAATTGAACAAGGCAAACCGCGCAACCCGTTTATCAATGCGGGCGCGTTAGTGGTGTGCGATATGTTGCAGACTCGCCTGAGTGCGCCGAAACAGCGCATGCTGGAAGTGGTGCGCGCGTTGGCGGAACAACCCGATCTGGCTTACGACGGCAGAGTCGCGAAATCTGAGTTTGAACATTCGGCGCGTAATGCCGCGATTGCCTGGCTGATGAAATCCTTCGGTAATTTTGATAACGACGTGATTACCGTGTTGCACAACTACTTCCATTATTGCGCGCTGAAAATGAGCTGCCTGGAGCTGGCGAAAACGTTTCTGTTTCTGGCAAATCAGGGGCGGGCATTGCATCTTGATGAACCGATTATCACCGCACAGCAAGCGCGGCAGATTAACGCGTTGATGGTGACGAGCGGCATGTATGACGGTGCGGGTGAATTTGCGTATCGGGTAGGGATGCCGGGGAAATCCGGTGTTGGCGGCGGGATCATTGCTATCGTTCCGCATGAGATGTCTATTGCGGTCTGGTGCCCGGAGCTGGATGCATCAGGAAACTCGCTTGCCGGTACCGCGGCACTCGAAATCCTGGCTCAGCGAATCGGGCGTTCAATCTTTTAA
- a CDS encoding tagaturonate reductase gives MKTLNRQDFPGAQYPERIIQFGEGNFLRAFIDWQVDLLNEHTDLNAGVVIVRPIDSAFPPSLSTQDGLYTTVIRGLNEQGEAVSDARLIRSVNREINVYQEYETFLKLAHNPEMRFVFSNTTEAGISYHAGDKFEDAPAVSYPAKLTRLLFERFSHFNGAADKGWIIIPCELIDYNGDALQELVLRYAQEWELPAAFTQWLNEANTFCSTLVDRIVTGYPRDEASAIEESLGYKDSFLAAAEHFYLFVIQGPATLAQELRLDKFPLNVLIVDDIKPYKERKVAILNGAHTALVPVAYLAGLNTVGESMNDAEVCAFVEKTIAEEIIPVLDLPRDELQSFAQAVTSRFQNPYIQHQLLSIALNGMTKFRTRILPQLLAGQQATGTLPPRLTFALAALIAFYKGVRGEETYPLQDDEHWLVRYQQLWAALGDKQINEQQLVEAVLSDSVHWDQDLTKVPGLVAKVSEDLQAIQSLGMRAALARYC, from the coding sequence GTGAAAACACTTAATCGTCAAGACTTCCCTGGCGCTCAATACCCTGAACGTATTATCCAGTTTGGTGAAGGTAACTTTTTGCGTGCATTCATTGACTGGCAAGTTGATTTACTGAATGAACACACCGATCTGAATGCGGGTGTTGTGATCGTACGTCCTATCGACAGCGCATTCCCGCCGTCGCTGTCTACTCAGGATGGGTTGTATACCACGGTTATCCGTGGCCTGAACGAGCAGGGCGAAGCGGTAAGCGACGCGCGTCTGATTCGCTCAGTGAACCGTGAAATCAATGTTTATCAAGAATATGAAACCTTCCTGAAACTGGCTCATAACCCAGAGATGCGTTTCGTCTTCTCCAACACCACCGAAGCGGGCATCAGCTACCACGCAGGTGACAAATTTGAAGATGCGCCAGCGGTAAGCTACCCGGCTAAACTGACGCGTTTGCTGTTCGAACGTTTCAGCCACTTCAACGGCGCTGCGGACAAAGGTTGGATCATCATTCCTTGCGAACTGATTGATTACAACGGCGACGCGCTGCAAGAACTGGTTCTGCGTTACGCGCAAGAGTGGGAGCTGCCAGCAGCGTTCACCCAATGGCTGAACGAGGCTAATACTTTCTGTTCTACGCTGGTTGACCGTATCGTTACCGGTTATCCGCGCGACGAAGCATCTGCAATTGAAGAATCTTTGGGCTACAAAGACAGCTTCCTGGCGGCAGCAGAACACTTCTACCTGTTCGTGATTCAGGGGCCAGCAACGCTTGCGCAAGAACTGCGTCTGGATAAATTCCCGCTGAACGTGCTGATTGTCGATGACATCAAGCCTTATAAAGAACGTAAAGTGGCGATTCTGAATGGTGCTCACACTGCGCTGGTGCCAGTCGCTTATCTTGCGGGCCTGAACACTGTGGGCGAGTCGATGAACGATGCTGAAGTTTGCGCATTCGTGGAAAAAACTATCGCGGAAGAGATTATTCCGGTGCTGGATTTGCCTCGTGACGAGCTGCAATCCTTTGCACAAGCGGTGACGAGCCGTTTCCAGAACCCGTACATTCAGCATCAGTTGCTGTCTATCGCGCTTAACGGCATGACGAAGTTCCGTACCCGTATTCTGCCGCAATTGCTGGCAGGCCAGCAGGCGACCGGCACTTTGCCACCACGTCTGACTTTCGCCCTGGCAGCGCTGATTGCTTTCTATAAAGGCGTGCGCGGCGAAGAAACCTATCCGTTGCAGGATGACGAACACTGGCTGGTGCGTTACCAGCAACTGTGGGCGGCTCTGGGTGACAAACAAATCAACGAGCAGCAGCTGGTTGAAGCGGTACTGAGCGACAGCGTTCACTGGGATCAAGACCTGACTAAAGTTCCGGGTCTGGTGGCGAAAGTGAGCGAAGATTTACAGGCGATTCAAAGCCTGGGCATGCGCGCTGCGCTCGCACGTTACTGCTAA
- a CDS encoding NAD(P)/FAD-dependent oxidoreductase: protein MKQQVLILGAGFAGMWAALSAARLTDLHDSNEIEITVLAPQPELRIRPRFYEDGVENFAAPLLPLFAATGVKFIAGSASEIDVANKQVWYHTAQENLSAMHYDRLVLATGSHINPMFPGAKEHAFDVDQLESAARFEQHLNQLAQLPESDARNTVVVCGGGFTGIELATELPARLRAIFGERASTRVIIADRSPVVGGRYSEELSAVITQASEELGVEWKLNAEIAAIDAQGVTFRNGDFIASNTVVMTMGVQASPLTSQIPATRDAQGRLHVDENLKVVGQEDIYATGDVAFARTDDQGNTALMTCQHAIMLGRFVGNNVAAELLGVAPHPYRQVNYVTCLDLGGFGAVYTEGWDQVVKSTRSEGKKIKVAITNELIYPPKAEKEIAFAAADPLAAFV, encoded by the coding sequence ATGAAACAGCAAGTTCTTATTTTAGGTGCAGGTTTTGCAGGCATGTGGGCGGCACTGAGTGCGGCACGTTTAACCGATCTTCACGACAGCAACGAGATTGAAATCACCGTCCTGGCACCGCAGCCAGAACTGCGCATTCGTCCGCGTTTTTATGAAGATGGTGTTGAAAACTTTGCAGCACCGCTGTTGCCGTTATTTGCCGCGACTGGCGTTAAGTTTATTGCCGGTTCGGCCAGTGAGATTGACGTGGCGAACAAACAGGTCTGGTATCACACCGCGCAAGAAAACCTCTCCGCCATGCATTACGACCGCCTCGTGCTGGCGACCGGGAGTCATATCAACCCGATGTTCCCCGGCGCGAAAGAACATGCCTTCGATGTCGATCAACTGGAAAGTGCTGCACGCTTTGAGCAGCATTTAAATCAGCTGGCACAGCTACCAGAAAGTGATGCGCGTAATACGGTGGTGGTTTGCGGCGGCGGCTTTACCGGTATCGAACTGGCGACAGAACTGCCTGCTCGCTTGCGTGCCATTTTTGGTGAACGTGCATCAACACGCGTGATTATCGCTGACCGCAGCCCGGTTGTTGGGGGCCGTTATAGTGAAGAACTGAGCGCTGTTATCACCCAGGCAAGTGAAGAACTGGGCGTGGAATGGAAACTTAATGCTGAAATTGCGGCAATAGATGCACAAGGTGTGACGTTCAGGAATGGCGATTTTATCGCGTCCAACACCGTGGTAATGACCATGGGGGTGCAGGCCAGTCCGCTGACGTCACAAATCCCTGCCACACGCGACGCGCAAGGCCGTTTACATGTCGATGAAAACTTAAAAGTCGTCGGCCAGGAAGACATTTACGCGACCGGTGATGTGGCGTTTGCCCGTACCGATGACCAGGGCAATACCGCCCTGATGACCTGCCAACATGCGATTATGTTAGGGCGTTTTGTTGGTAACAACGTCGCCGCCGAACTGCTCGGCGTGGCTCCGCACCCATATCGCCAGGTGAATTACGTCACCTGTCTGGATTTGGGCGGATTTGGTGCGGTTTACACCGAAGGTTGGGATCAGGTGGTGAAATCGACGCGCTCAGAAGGCAAGAAAATCAAAGTAGCGATCACTAACGAACTGATTTACCCGCCGAAAGCTGAGAAAGAAATTGCCTTTGCGGCCGCCGATCCCCTGGCAGCGTTTGTTTAA
- a CDS encoding RrF2 family transcriptional regulator yields the protein MAFYSSGVEYGIHSLMCLVDSKGDGREMSVREIAELQNVPYDYLAKIFTKLSKAQLVESTEGKGGGFRLAKPADRITVLDIVAAIDGEKSIFDCKEIRQRMAIFDEPAPAWACEGICGVRQVMQVAQQRMEEALAQHTVLDLARRMFRKAPEALPIQIEEWIGNRRKDA from the coding sequence ATGGCGTTTTACAGTTCAGGTGTGGAATATGGCATCCATAGCCTCATGTGTTTAGTGGATAGCAAAGGCGACGGGCGTGAGATGAGCGTGCGCGAAATTGCAGAGTTGCAAAATGTTCCTTACGACTACCTGGCTAAAATTTTCACCAAGCTCTCTAAGGCCCAACTGGTTGAAAGTACAGAAGGAAAAGGTGGGGGTTTTCGCCTCGCGAAACCTGCCGACCGGATAACCGTGCTGGATATTGTGGCGGCAATTGATGGGGAAAAATCCATTTTCGATTGTAAGGAGATCCGCCAGCGCATGGCTATTTTCGATGAGCCAGCTCCCGCATGGGCATGTGAGGGCATCTGCGGTGTGCGCCAGGTGATGCAGGTTGCTCAACAGCGAATGGAAGAAGCACTCGCGCAGCATACGGTGCTGGATCTGGCGCGTAGAATGTTCAGAAAAGCGCCGGAAGCGCTGCCCATCCAGATTGAAGAATGGATAGGCAACCGTCGTAAAGATGCGTGA
- the dsbG gene encoding thiol:disulfide interchange protein DsbG, producing the protein MKKAVWTLSLALLFSSSVLAAEVKLPAPIIALQQQGFELKGEFKGPGDLPGYVMQIQGQGTTVFLTPDKQHAIMGNLVDAAGKNLSDEQVEKWVYAPMAKEMWQKLEKNHWIAAGKADAPHVVYTFADPYCPYCTQFWENAQPWLKSGKVQLRVLMVGMLRPDSGQKAAAIMMAKDPAKTLAEYENSKGKMELKIPATIKPEITKALEDNLALMDTLGGTATPSIYYLNKDGRLQQHQGLPDEETMKAIMGSDK; encoded by the coding sequence ATGAAAAAAGCAGTATGGACTCTCTCGCTTGCCCTGTTATTCAGTTCCTCCGTGCTGGCCGCAGAGGTAAAGCTCCCTGCTCCCATCATCGCCCTACAGCAGCAAGGCTTTGAGCTTAAAGGTGAATTTAAAGGCCCCGGCGATTTACCTGGCTACGTGATGCAAATCCAGGGGCAAGGTACCACGGTATTCCTGACGCCCGATAAACAGCACGCCATTATGGGTAATCTGGTCGATGCCGCGGGGAAAAACCTCAGTGATGAGCAGGTCGAGAAATGGGTTTATGCGCCCATGGCAAAAGAGATGTGGCAAAAACTCGAGAAAAATCATTGGATAGCCGCAGGCAAAGCGGATGCCCCCCATGTGGTTTACACCTTTGCTGACCCGTATTGCCCGTATTGCACACAGTTCTGGGAAAATGCGCAGCCGTGGCTGAAATCAGGCAAAGTGCAACTGCGCGTGCTAATGGTCGGCATGTTGCGCCCGGATAGCGGCCAGAAAGCCGCAGCGATAATGATGGCGAAAGATCCTGCGAAAACGCTCGCAGAATATGAAAATTCCAAAGGGAAAATGGAGCTGAAAATCCCTGCCACCATCAAGCCTGAAATCACCAAAGCACTGGAAGACAACCTGGCGCTGATGGATACATTAGGAGGAACGGCCACACCTTCTATTTATTACCTGAATAAAGACGGACGACTGCAACAACATCAGGGTTTGCCTGACGAAGAAACCATGAAAGCCATCATGGGCAGCGATAAGTAA
- the sad gene encoding succinate-semialdehyde dehydrogenase has product MNHHAISMNPATGEQLSAIPLETTEQLDTALAGNHAAFNVWRNVPLALRADKLRHLGAALRQHAETLAQMITAEMGKPITQARAEVAKTANLCDWYAEHGPAMLVTEGTLVENHQAVIEYRPLGAILAVMPWNFPLWQVLRGAVPILLAGNSYVLKHAPNVMGCALLIKQMFAEAGFPQGVFEVINVTPEGVSHAINDARIAAVTVTGSGRAGAAIGAQAGAALKKCVLELGGSDPFIVLNDADINEAVKAAVAGRFQNTGQVCAAAKRFIIEEGIADTFTEEFVAAVQALQIGDPTMDTTTIGPMARYDLRDELHKQVTTSLEQGATLLLGGEKMAGTGNYYAPTVLANVTPDMVAFREELFGPVAAITRARNAEHALELANDSDFGLSATLFTSDTHLADDFAARLECGGVFINGYSASDPRVAFGGVKKSGFGRELSHFGLHEFCNVQTVWKDRR; this is encoded by the coding sequence ATGAACCATCACGCTATTTCAATGAACCCGGCCACCGGCGAGCAGCTTTCCGCCATACCGCTTGAAACGACCGAGCAGCTCGATACCGCGCTGGCGGGGAATCACGCGGCATTTAACGTCTGGCGGAATGTGCCGCTGGCTCTGCGGGCGGATAAATTACGCCACCTGGGCGCGGCGTTGCGTCAGCACGCTGAAACGCTGGCGCAAATGATCACCGCAGAAATGGGTAAGCCGATTACCCAGGCTCGTGCGGAAGTGGCGAAAACAGCAAATTTGTGTGACTGGTATGCAGAACACGGGCCAGCCATGCTGGTAACCGAAGGCACTCTGGTGGAAAACCATCAGGCGGTGATTGAATACCGGCCATTGGGGGCGATTCTGGCTGTGATGCCCTGGAACTTCCCGCTTTGGCAAGTGCTGCGCGGTGCGGTGCCGATTCTGTTGGCGGGGAACAGTTACGTTCTCAAACATGCGCCAAACGTCATGGGATGCGCGTTACTGATTAAACAAATGTTCGCCGAAGCGGGATTTCCGCAGGGCGTGTTTGAAGTGATTAATGTCACGCCTGAAGGGGTGAGCCATGCGATTAATGATGCGCGAATTGCGGCTGTCACCGTGACGGGTAGCGGGCGTGCGGGGGCGGCGATTGGGGCGCAGGCAGGTGCTGCATTGAAAAAATGCGTGCTGGAACTCGGCGGTTCAGACCCGTTTATCGTGCTCAATGACGCTGATATTAATGAGGCAGTGAAGGCGGCAGTTGCGGGGCGATTCCAGAACACCGGGCAAGTCTGCGCGGCTGCGAAACGCTTCATTATCGAAGAAGGGATTGCGGACACATTCACCGAGGAGTTTGTTGCAGCCGTTCAGGCGCTGCAAATCGGCGATCCCACTATGGATACAACCACTATCGGCCCGATGGCGCGTTACGATCTGCGTGATGAGTTGCATAAACAGGTGACAACGTCACTTGAGCAAGGGGCGACATTACTGCTCGGCGGCGAGAAAATGGCAGGCACGGGCAACTACTACGCGCCAACCGTTTTAGCGAATGTCACGCCTGATATGGTGGCATTTCGTGAAGAGTTGTTTGGTCCGGTGGCGGCTATTACCCGAGCGCGTAATGCGGAACATGCCCTGGAACTGGCAAATGACAGTGACTTCGGCCTTTCAGCCACGTTATTCACCTCTGATACTCATCTTGCCGATGACTTTGCGGCGCGTCTTGAATGCGGTGGCGTGTTTATCAATGGCTATAGCGCCAGCGATCCACGTGTGGCGTTTGGCGGCGTGAAGAAAAGTGGCTTCGGGCGTGAGCTTTCGCATTTTGGCCTGCATGAGTTTTGTAATGTGCAGACAGTATGGAAAGACCGCCGCTAG
- a CDS encoding GGDEF domain-containing protein, whose protein sequence is MANLAKFMFCSPEKRLANAVSIFVITTLFYFFGASLRLIDELSLFWPLNAVLAAVFVRSPFLNRPIYYFVCYSAMIVYDAFTTHWGWQSAIINLSNMVFIIVVARLLLRYSRTQDESNWALNAFNLFYACLIGAILSSLLGSMGSTGPSSDYRQFISLFSDWFSEQFSTGVLMMPFLLMAKWPQWSKLPAFHLSKIYPLVAVVVSVMASVVIGGAGSLAFPLPALIWCAIRYPLPITALITFLTGGTEIILVANSIVVIHHNVPLVVTEMFSARLGIATMAICPLIVSVSVDAINRLIQQTSLRADYDYLTGVYSRSGLYEALKINMPTKHLPNQKLCVMLLDIDYFKRINDSYGHECGDVVLAAFAEQLRKVVGDEGLVARLGGEEFVVACSTCTEEKGLAIAEKIRQTIELTAFRYQQQTLFITVSIGLATVTPEKQTLLDAFNSLLAEADKYLYLSKRNGRNQTSTASYKELALNS, encoded by the coding sequence ATGGCTAATCTAGCTAAGTTTATGTTCTGTTCGCCTGAAAAACGGTTGGCTAACGCCGTTTCTATTTTTGTCATTACGACATTGTTTTACTTTTTTGGTGCCTCGCTTCGCCTGATTGATGAGTTGTCGCTCTTCTGGCCGCTGAATGCGGTGCTGGCGGCGGTGTTCGTGCGATCCCCGTTCCTAAATCGTCCGATTTATTATTTCGTTTGTTATAGCGCAATGATTGTCTATGACGCATTCACCACACATTGGGGATGGCAGTCGGCGATAATTAATCTCTCTAACATGGTGTTTATTATTGTTGTTGCCCGGTTATTACTGCGTTATTCCCGCACGCAAGATGAAAGTAATTGGGCGCTGAATGCGTTTAATCTTTTCTACGCCTGCCTTATTGGTGCCATTCTTAGCTCTTTATTAGGATCGATGGGATCGACCGGGCCGTCGTCGGATTATCGTCAATTTATTTCACTGTTCTCTGACTGGTTTAGCGAGCAATTTTCAACAGGTGTACTGATGATGCCATTTTTGCTGATGGCGAAATGGCCGCAGTGGAGTAAGTTGCCCGCTTTTCATCTGTCGAAAATTTATCCGCTGGTGGCGGTTGTCGTCTCTGTGATGGCCTCGGTGGTGATTGGCGGGGCCGGGAGCCTGGCGTTTCCGCTCCCGGCACTGATCTGGTGCGCGATTCGTTATCCGCTTCCAATAACCGCATTAATCACGTTTTTGACGGGCGGCACGGAAATCATTCTGGTAGCAAACTCGATTGTTGTGATTCATCACAATGTCCCGCTGGTGGTGACGGAGATGTTCTCTGCCCGTCTTGGGATTGCCACGATGGCGATTTGCCCGCTGATTGTGTCGGTGAGCGTTGATGCGATTAACCGCTTAATTCAGCAAACCTCGCTGCGAGCAGATTACGACTATCTTACCGGCGTTTATTCCCGTTCCGGCCTGTATGAAGCGCTAAAAATCAACATGCCGACGAAGCATCTGCCCAACCAGAAACTGTGCGTGATGCTGCTGGATATTGATTATTTCAAGCGCATCAACGACAGCTATGGTCATGAATGCGGTGACGTGGTGCTGGCCGCGTTTGCCGAGCAATTGCGAAAAGTGGTGGGGGATGAAGGGCTGGTGGCCCGTTTGGGTGGCGAAGAGTTTGTGGTGGCTTGTAGCACCTGTACCGAAGAAAAAGGTCTCGCTATCGCCGAGAAAATTCGCCAGACCATTGAGCTTACGGCGTTTCGTTATCAGCAACAGACGTTGTTCATTACGGTGAGTATCGGCCTTGCGACCGTGACGCCAGAAAAGCAAACCCTGCTTGATGCGTTTAACTCGCTGCTGGCAGAAGCGGATAAATATCTCTATTTATCCAAGCGTAATGGTCGCAATCAGACCAGTACCGCGTCGTATAAAGAGCTTGCGCTGAATAGTTAG
- a CDS encoding zinc-dependent alcohol dehydrogenase family protein: MHNTALWFRQFGQPEHVITLEHSQILPRPGGMLRVQMRYAPINPSDLIPVTGAYRHRVSPPRVIGYEGMGVVTDADNPGLIGQRVLPLRGEGTWQRWLDCSPLWAIPVPDAIPDLLAARGYINPLAAFVMLKKWPVKGKTVLLTAANSSCATLLAQWAVIYGAVHVYGVCRSEGQKAALLQNGITPVLINDTVMLRGVAQQADVVFDAVGGALATLMLTNLNAEADFVSYGLLSGQPYDARSAQAKTQRFHLRDTLAVTDALEWQSWFSDLWLLLANSQLPEVKLFNLEEWRDALREFATQGRRCKPVLAL; this comes from the coding sequence ATGCATAACACTGCTCTTTGGTTTCGCCAGTTTGGCCAACCTGAACACGTTATCACGCTCGAACATTCACAAATCTTACCGCGCCCAGGCGGCATGCTACGCGTGCAAATGCGTTATGCGCCGATTAACCCCTCCGATTTAATCCCCGTAACCGGTGCCTATCGTCATCGCGTTAGCCCGCCGCGCGTGATTGGCTATGAAGGGATGGGCGTGGTGACGGATGCCGACAATCCCGGGTTGATTGGCCAGCGCGTGCTCCCGTTACGGGGCGAAGGAACATGGCAGCGTTGGCTGGATTGCTCACCGCTTTGGGCGATTCCGGTTCCTGATGCGATTCCCGACCTGTTAGCGGCGCGAGGTTACATCAACCCGCTGGCGGCATTTGTGATGCTAAAAAAATGGCCGGTAAAAGGAAAAACAGTATTACTGACCGCGGCGAACTCGTCCTGTGCGACGCTACTGGCGCAGTGGGCGGTGATTTATGGCGCGGTGCATGTCTACGGTGTTTGTCGGAGTGAAGGGCAAAAAGCGGCTTTGCTCCAGAACGGCATTACGCCCGTTCTTATCAACGACACTGTAATGCTTCGTGGTGTCGCACAGCAGGCTGATGTGGTGTTTGATGCCGTCGGGGGAGCACTTGCCACACTAATGCTGACAAATCTGAACGCGGAAGCTGATTTTGTCTCATACGGTTTGTTGAGCGGGCAGCCTTACGATGCGCGCAGTGCGCAGGCAAAAACGCAGCGTTTTCATCTGCGGGATACCCTGGCCGTGACGGATGCGCTTGAATGGCAGTCGTGGTTTTCCGATCTATGGCTCTTGCTTGCGAATAGCCAATTGCCGGAAGTGAAGTTGTTTAATCTGGAAGAATGGCGGGATGCGTTACGTGAGTTTGCTACGCAAGGGCGACGTTGCAAGCCGGTACTGGCTCTTTAA
- a CDS encoding FecCD family ABC transporter permease, protein MFGNKRYLLAWIVAPLLLLGLILTSVATGSVPLSFTDVLTALGLAHGDINEMTKSIVLELRLPRTLLGIIAGAGLALVGALLQTTTRNDLADPFLFGLSSGASAGVVLVITRLGDSLGAWTLPIAAFVGGMLSAAAVIVIFMSQSHKGTEKLIICGLAVSFLFGALTNFLIFSGDQRAASNALFWALGGLGLARWENLGFAAAALVILIVLISRRSRALDALLAGEQTAWSLGINVSRLRTEVFICCSMATAILVSLTGVIGFVGLMVPHLARPFTGVRHRRLLPLVGVLGAILLSAGDILSRTLTAPQELPIGIITAGVGGVFVLVILLRRTG, encoded by the coding sequence ATGTTCGGCAATAAACGCTACCTGCTGGCATGGATTGTGGCCCCGCTTCTGCTGCTGGGGCTGATTCTTACCAGCGTCGCGACAGGTAGCGTGCCGCTCTCGTTTACCGACGTTTTAACGGCACTGGGTCTGGCACACGGCGATATCAACGAGATGACCAAAAGCATTGTGCTGGAGCTACGTTTGCCACGCACTTTGCTCGGCATCATTGCCGGGGCTGGGCTGGCGCTCGTCGGCGCACTGCTGCAAACCACGACGCGTAACGATCTTGCCGACCCCTTTTTATTTGGCCTGTCCTCTGGCGCGTCAGCGGGCGTGGTGCTGGTGATAACCCGCCTGGGCGACAGCCTCGGTGCCTGGACGCTACCCATTGCCGCTTTTGTCGGGGGCATGTTATCGGCCGCAGCGGTGATAGTCATCTTTATGTCTCAATCACATAAAGGCACGGAAAAGCTGATTATTTGCGGGCTGGCGGTGTCATTTTTATTTGGTGCCTTAACCAACTTCCTGATCTTTTCCGGCGACCAGCGTGCAGCCAGCAATGCCCTGTTTTGGGCGCTGGGAGGTTTAGGTCTTGCTCGTTGGGAGAACCTGGGATTTGCTGCCGCCGCGCTAGTCATCCTTATCGTGCTGATTTCGAGGCGCAGCCGCGCCCTGGATGCCTTACTGGCGGGTGAGCAAACGGCCTGGTCACTGGGCATTAATGTCAGTCGCTTAAGAACCGAAGTGTTTATCTGTTGTTCGATGGCGACCGCAATTTTGGTTTCTCTGACCGGAGTGATTGGTTTTGTCGGCTTGATGGTGCCACATCTGGCGCGGCCATTTACCGGCGTGCGCCACAGGCGGCTGTTACCGTTGGTGGGCGTTCTCGGCGCAATACTGCTTTCCGCAGGCGACATTCTTAGCCGAACCCTCACCGCCCCTCAGGAATTGCCGATAGGGATTATAACGGCGGGTGTTGGCGGTGTGTTTGTGCTGGTCATTTTGCTGCGCCGCACCGGTTAG
- a CDS encoding VF530 family DNA-binding protein, which produces MTHPSKDPLHGMTLEAIVNALVARFGWEELAKRININCFKSDPSVKSSLKFLRRTPWARKEVEDLYIDSLDMDVVENDIPADSPWANWQSKKGQE; this is translated from the coding sequence ATGACCCATCCTTCAAAAGATCCTCTACACGGCATGACTCTTGAAGCCATTGTTAATGCGCTGGTTGCCCGTTTTGGCTGGGAAGAACTGGCGAAACGCATCAACATCAATTGTTTTAAAAGCGACCCAAGCGTTAAATCCAGCCTGAAATTTTTGCGACGCACGCCGTGGGCGCGAAAAGAAGTCGAAGATTTGTATATCGATTCGTTAGATATGGATGTGGTTGAAAACGATATTCCGGCGGATAGCCCGTGGGCGAACTGGCAGAGTAAGAAAGGTCAGGAATAA